One window of Camelina sativa cultivar DH55 chromosome 4, Cs, whole genome shotgun sequence genomic DNA carries:
- the LOC109132613 gene encoding jacalin-related lectin 48-like, which yields MLDDDEYITSIEGTCHGYHVSSNLRAVTSLKFKTSFQRESPLFGKEDGKKFIIKGEGFHTRLFGFRGSSDLDRLAALQAYFTVAPPWTCSVVKGALYKECGTRWDDGIHGRVHNITITSEWPKIYSIKLGYIDHDEHIIRYGGYREEPNIDVDDDGTILVHTQFSFHIFA from the exons ATGCTCGATGATGATGAATACATTACATCCATAGAGGGAACTTGCCATGGTTATCATGTTTCCTCGAATTTGAGAGCGGTGACCtctttaaaattcaaaacatcATTTCAGAGAGAGTCACCACTATTTGGTAAAGAGGACGGTAAAAAGTTCATCATCAAAGGGGAGGGTTTTCACACTAGACTTTTCGGCTTCAGAGGATCATCAGACCTCGATCGTCTAGCTGCTCTCCAAGCCTATTTCACCGTGGCACCTCCTTGGACATGTTCAGTGGTAAAAGGTGCATTATACAAAGAATGTGGGACTAGGTGGGATGATGGAATACATGGTAGGGTCCATAACATTACAATAACTAGTGAGTGGCCAAAAATCTATTCTATCAAATTGGGGTATATTGATCATGATGAACATATCATTCGCTATGGAGGTTACCGTGAAGAACCGAATatagatgttgatgatgatggcaCAATTCTTGTGCATACACAGTTTAGTTTTCACATATTCG CTTGA
- the LOC104784418 gene encoding F-box/LRR-repeat protein At3g03360-like has translation MYDGFKRSRTDIKQEHLVLTVLGSRSQPRSWRRVENPPGEPYTDVQGGICINGSIYYGVGDTKKIAEFDLRSERMMFINAPAKDDIKSWNFINHQGELGVIKCDYLYNEMRVWIQEKEELWNNMACAVPCEWGALLRDKRPSCPGEIHTGEVMLVSNRLESSKPFSVFYCDVSQESCRSAQVEGIADDWFRSFHGIGKQDRDTFCFPGFKVVIVDSIMFDFRQDFDDLVQRTRAITGLIRAPTESFCIGTNPLPKILCGCPILESLRLYGLTQLNVLDLSKSLRLRVLEIHLFGVKGPIHIVEPFIHYLSLTSTQLPCTLVVVSSLTKVKLDFYFTSFTELLDADDFLQVLALEMLEKLKNVEKLTFGENFLKILSLVELRGVSFPILKAQVLTLKTNFSQYVMHGIVRVLQNSPELMKLTLKHKSNRGMSIIPDKHLDYYLYSHSLNLNRYRVLRKTWPLESKHVASFMKILLENTKRLEKMVVIGLKDYQKGRFFKELLQMVPVLSHDNM, from the exons ATGTATGATGGGTTCAAACGCAGTAGAACAGACATAAAACAAGAACATCTCGTTTTAACAGTACTGGGATCTCGATCTCAACCCAGATCTTGGAGAAGGGTCGAGAACCCCCCTGGAGAGCCTTACACAGATGTACAAGGCGGAATTTGCATCAATGGTTCTATATACTACGGAGTTGGAGATACCAAGAAGATAGCTGAATTCGACCTTAGATCCGAGAGAATGATGTTTATTAACGCACCAGCGAAAGACGATATCAAAAGTTGGAACTTTATAAATCACCAAGGAGAATTAGGAGTAATAAAGTGTGATTACTTGTATAATGAGATGCGTGTGTGGATTCAAGAGAAAGAGGAGTTGTGGAATAACATGGCTTGTGCCGTGCCTTGTGAGTGGGGAGCTTTACTTAGGGATAAGAGACCATCTTGTCCGGGAGAGATTCATACCGGAGAAGTTATGTTGGTCTCGAACCGGTTAGAATCATCTAAgcctttctctgttttctattGCGATGTGAGCCAAGAGAGTTGCAGAAGTGCGCAAGTCGAAGGGATCGCCGATGATTGGTTTAGAAGCTTCCATGGAATTGGGAAGCAAGATCGTGATACCTTTTGTTTTCCAG GTTTTAAAGTGGTAATCGTAGACAGTATCATGTTTGATTTCCGTCAGGACTTTGATGACTTAGTCCAGAGGACACGA GCGATAACTGGTCTCATTCGTGCACCAACCGAGTCATTCTGTATTGGAACG AATCCTTTGCCAAAGATTCTATGTGGTTGTCCGATCCTCGAAAGCTTAAGATTGTATGGCCTCACTCAGCTAAATGTTCTTGATCTCAGCAAGTCACTGCGTCTGAGAGTATTAGAAATCCATCTTTTCGGGGTTAAAGGGCCAATACATATTGTGGAACCATTTATACATTACCTCAGTTTGACAAGCACTCAGTTACCTTGTACCTTAGTTGTTGTCTCGTCGTTAACCAAAGTTAAACTAGACTTTTACTTCACTTCATTCACGGAACTGCTCGATGCTGATGATTTTCTTCAAGTCCTGGCGCTAGAGATGCTAGAGAAGTTGAAGAATGTAGAGAAGCTTACTTTTGGGGAAAACTTTCTTAAG ATTTTATCCCTTGTCGAACTCCGAGGTGTTTCTTTTCCGATATTAAAGGCTCAAGTTTTGACGCTCAAGACAAATTTCTCCCAGTATGTAATGCATGGGATAGTAAGGGTGCTACAAAACTCACCTGAACTAATGAAGCTAACCCTAAAACATAAATCGAACCGTGGCATGAGCATCATACCG GACAAGCATCTTGACTACTACTTGTATTCGCATAGTTTGAATCTGAATCGATACAGGGTCCTTAGGAAAACTTGGCCACTAGAGTCAAAGCATGTGGCTTCGTTCATGAAAATTTTGCTGGAAAACACAAAGAGATTAGAGAAGATGGTCGTAATTGGACTGAAAGATTATCAAAAAggaagattttttaaagagttgcTTCAAATGGTTCCAGTGCTCTCACACGACAACATGTAG
- the LOC104783087 gene encoding transketolase-2, chloroplastic, whose translation MASTSSLALSQALLTRTISQNGSENRVSVPAFSGLKATSPRTIATVRRSVSTSSHSLRPTLVCAAAVEAIETTTDSSLVDKSVNTIRFLAIDAVEKAKSGHPGLPMGCAPMSHILYDEFMRYNPKNPYWFNRDRFVLSAGHGCMLHYALLHLAGYDSVREEDLKSFRQWGSKTPGHPENFETPGVEVTTGPLGQGIANAVGLALAEKHLAARFNKPDNEIVDHYTYSILGDGCQMEGISNEVCSLAGHWGLGKLIAFYDDNHISIDGDTNIAFTESVDKRFEALGWHVIWVKNGNNGYDEIRAAIREAKAVKDKPTLIKVTTTIGYGSPNKANSYSVHGAALGEKEVEATRNNLRWPYEPFQVPEDVKSHWSRHTTEGAALEADWSAKFAAYEKKYPEEAAELISIISGELPAGWENALPTYTPESPGDATRNLSQQCLNALAKVMPGFLGGSADLASSNMTLLKAFGNFQKDTPKERNLRFGVREHGMGAICNGIALHSPGFIPYCATFFVFTDYMRAAMRISALSEAGVIYVMTHDSIGLGEDGPTHQPIEHLSSFRAMPNIMMFRPADGNETAGAYKIAVTKRKTPSVLALSRQNLPQLPGTSIESVEKGGYTVSNNSTGNKPDVILIGTGSELEIAAQAAEELRKEGKTVRVVSFVCWELFDEQSNAYKESVLPSDVSARVSIEAGSTFGWGKIVGGKGKSIGIDTFGASAPTGKLYKEFGITVEAMVDAANSLI comes from the exons ATGGCTTCTACGTCTTCTCTAGCACTCTCTCAAGCTCTCCTAACCCGAACCATCTCTCAGAATGGCTCTGAAAACCGTGTCTCTGTACCAGCTTTCTCTGGTCTCAAAGCCACTTCCCCACGCACCATCGCAACCGTGCGACGCAGTGTCTCCACGAGCAGTCACTCTCTCCGCCCAACGCTCGTTTGTGCAGCAGCCGTAGAGGCGATCGAGACAACCACTGATTCGTCTCTGGTTGATAAATCAGTGAACACGATCAGGTTTCTAGCAATCGATGCGGTTGAGAAAGCCAAATCAGGTCATCCAGGTCTTCCAATGGGTTGTGCTCCAATGTCTCATATATTGTACGATGAGTTCATGAGGTATAACCCTAAGAACCCTTACTGGTTTAACCGTGATCGGTTTGTTCTCTCTGCTGGACATGGATGCATGTTGCACTACGCTTTGCTTCACCTTGCTGGCTACGACAGCGTTAGG GAGGAAGATTTGAAGAGCTTTCGTCAATGGGGAAGTAAAACTCCTGGTCACCCGGAGAACTTCGAGACACCTGGTGTTGAAGTCACTACTG GTCCTCTTGGGCAAGGTATTGCAAATGCTGTTGGTTTAGCTCTTGCTGAGAAGCATCTAGCTGCTAGATTCAACAAACCTGACAATGAGATTGTTGACCACTACAC ATATTCGATTCTTGGAGATGGTTGTCAGATGGAAGGGATTTCAAATGAAGTTTGCTCTTTGGCTGGCCACTGGGGACTTGGAAAGCTCATTGCTTTCTATGACGACAATCACATTTCTATTGATGGAGACACAAATATTGCTTTTACCGAGAGCGTGGACAAACGTTTTGAAGCTCTTGGATGGCATGTTATTTGGGTAAAGAATGGTAACAATGGTTATGATGAGATCCGTGCTGCCATTAGGGAAGCTAAGGCTGTAAAAGACAAGCCCACTTTGATTAAG GTCACTACTACAATTGGTTATGGTTCTCCCAACAAGGCAAACTCATACAGTGTCCATGGAGCTGCGCTTGGAGAAAAGGAAGTTGAGGCTACCAGAAATAACCTTAGATGGCCATATGAGCCGTTCCAAGTACCTGAGGATGTCAAAAG CCATTGGAGCCGTCACACGACAGAAGGGGCTGCTCTTGAAGCTGATTGGAGTGCCAAGTTTGCAGCTTATGAGAAGAAATACCCAGAGGAAGCTGCAGAGTTGATATCTATTATCTCGGGTGAATTGCCAGCCGGTTGGGAGAACGCACTTCCT ACATATACACCAGAATCTCCAGGTGATGCCACCAGAAACCTGTCTCAGCAATGTCTTAACGCACTTGCCAAAGTTATGCCTGGTTTCCTTGGTGGGAGTGCTGACCTTGCATCTTCCAATATGACATTGCTTAAAGCATTTGGAAACTTCCAAAAAGATACACCTAAAGAAAGAAACCTTAGGTTTGGTGTGAGGGAACACGGAATGGGAGCTATCTGCAATGGCATAGCCCTTCACAGCCCCGGTTTCATCCCTTACTGTGCAACTTTCTTTGTGTTCACTGACTACATGAGAGCTGCAATGAGAATCTCAGCTTTGTCTGAAGCTGGTGTTATATACGTTATGACACATGACTCCATCGGTCTTGGAGAAGATGGACCAACCCACCAACCAATCGAACACTTATCCAGTTTCCGTGCCATGCCTAACATCATGATGTTCCGTCCAGCTGATGGGAACGAAACAGCCGGTGCATACAAAATCGCTGTCACAAAACGTAAGACACCTTCTGTCTTGGCCTTATCAAGACAAAACCTGCCTCAGCTTCCAGGAACATCAATTGAAAGCGTCGAGAAAGGTGGATACACCGTTTCTAACAACTCAACCGGTAACAAGCCCGATGTGATCTTGATCGGAACAGGATCAGAGCTAGAGATTGCCGCTCAAGCTGCAGAGGAGTTAAGGAAAGAAGGCAAAACAGTGAGAGTGGTTTCGTTTGTGTGTTGGGAGCTATTCGACGAGCAATCAAATGCATACAAGGAAAGTGTTTTGCCGTCTGATGTATCAGCTAGAGTAAGTATCGAAGCTGGATCGACTTTTGGATGGGGAAAGATTGTTGGAGGGAAGGGGAAATCTATTGGAATTGACACGTTTGGGGCAAGTGCACCAACAGGGAAACTTTATAAAGAGTTTGGTATCACCGTTGAAGCTATGGTTGATGCAGCTAACTCGCTTATCTAA
- the LOC104783088 gene encoding 3-phosphoshikimate 1-carboxyvinyltransferase, chloroplastic isoform X2 has product MAQASRICNGVQNPFVISNLSKSNQHKSALSVSLKTQQQPRAYSISSLGLKKTGMMMLNSGSRIRPVKVMASFSTAEKASEIVLQPIREISGLIKLPGSKSLSNRILLLAALSEGTTVVDNLLNSDDINYMLDALKRLGLNVETDSDNNRSVVEGCGGIFPASIDSKSDIELYLGNAGTAMRPLTAAVTAAGGNASYVLDGVPRMRERPIGDLVVGLKQLGADVECTLGTNCPPVRVNANGGLPGGKVKLSGSISSQYLTALLMAAPLALGDVEIEIVDKLISVPYVEMTLKLMERFGVSAEHSDSWDRFFVKGGQKYKSPGNAYVEGDASSASYFLAGAAITGETVTVEGCGTTSLQGDVKFAEVLEKMGCKVSWTENSVTVTGPPRDAFGMRHLRAIDVNMNKMPDVAMTLAVVALFADGPTTIRDVASWRVKETERMIAICTELRKLGATVEEGSDYCVITPPKKVKPAEIDTYDDHRMAMAFSLAACADVPVTIRDPGCTRKTFPDYFEVLERITKH; this is encoded by the exons ATGGCACAAGCTAGCAGAATCTGCAACGGTGTGCAAAACCCATTCGTTATCTCCAATCTTTCGAAATCCAATCAACACAAATCTGCCTTATCAGTCTCGTTGAAGACACAACAGCAGCCTCGTGCTTATTCGATTTCGTCCTTGGGTTTGAAGAAGACTGGGATGATGATGCTAAACAGCGGTTCTAGGATTCGTCCTGTTAAGGTTATGGCTTCTTTTTCCACGGCGGAGAAGGCGTCGGAGATTGTGCTTCAGCCCATTAGAGAAATCTCGGGTCTGATTAAGCTACCTGGCTCCAAGTCTCTGTCAAATCGGATCCTGCTTCTCGCCGCTCTCTCTGAG GGAACTACTGTAGTGGACAACTTGTTGAACAGTGATGACATCAATTACATGCTTGATGCGTTGAAGAGATTAGGGCTTAATGTGGAAACTGACAGTGATAACAATCGTTCGGTAGTTGAAGGATGTGGTGGGATTTTCCCAGCTTCCATAGATTCAAAGAGTGATATCGAACTTTACCTCGGAAATGCAGGAACAGCCATGCGTCCACTTACCGCTGCAGTTACTGCTGCAGGTGGCAATGCAAG TTATGTGCTTGATGGGGTGCCTCGGATGAGAGAAAGACCTATTGGAGATTTGGTTGTTGGTCTTAAGCAGCTTGGTGCTGATGTTGAATGCACTCTTGGAACTAACTGCCCTCCTGTTCGTGTTAACGCTAATGGTGGCCTTCCTGGTGGAAAG GTGAAGCTTTCGGGATCAATTAGTAGTCAGTACTTGACCGCTCTGCTCATGGCAGCTCCCTTAGCTCTTGGAGACGTCGAGATTGAGATAGTCGATAAATTGATTTCTGTTCCATATGTTGAAATGACACTGAAGTTGATGGAACGTTTTGGGGTTAGTGCCGAGCATAGTGATAGCTGGGATCGTTTCTTTGTCAAGGGAGGACAAAAATACAA GTCTCCAGGTAATGCGTACGTAGAAGGTGATGCTTCTAGTGCTAGTTATTTCTTGGCTGGTGCTGCCATTACTGGTGAGACTGTCACTGTTGAAGGTTGTGGAACGACCAGCTTGCAG GGAGATGTGAAATTCGCAGAGGTTCTTGAGAAAATGGGATGTAAAGTGTCCTGGACAGAGAACAGTGTGACTGTGACAGGCCCGCCTAGAGATGCTTTTGGAATGAGACACTTGCGCGCTATTGATGTCAACATGAACAAAATGCCTGATGTAGCCATGACTCTTGCCGTCGTTGCTCTCTTTGCCGATGGTCCAACCACCATTAGAGATG TGGCTAGCTGGAGAGTAAAGGAGACAGAAAGGATGATTGCCATTTGCACAGAGCTTAGAAAG CTGGGAGCTACAGTGGAAGAAGGTTCAGATTATTGTGTGATAACTCCACCAAAAAAGGTGAAACCAGCGGAGATTGATACATATGATGATCACAGAATGGCAATGGCATTCTCTCTTGCAGCTTGTGCTGATGTTCCGGTCACCATCAGAGATCCTGGTTGCACAAGAAAAACTTTCCCTGACTACTTCGAAGTCCTTgaaagaatcacaaaacactaA
- the LOC104783088 gene encoding 3-phosphoshikimate 1-carboxyvinyltransferase, chloroplastic isoform X1 has protein sequence MAQASRICNGVQNPFVISNLSKSNQHKSALSVSLKTQQQPRAYSISSLGLKKTGMMMLNSGSRIRPVKVMASFSTAEKASEIVLQPIREISGLIKLPGSKSLSNRILLLAALSEGTTVVDNLLNSDDINYMLDALKRLGLNVETDSDNNRSVVEGCGGIFPASIDSKSDIELYLGNAGTAMRPLTAAVTAAGGNASYVLDGVPRMRERPIGDLVVGLKQLGADVECTLGTNCPPVRVNANGGLPGGKVKLSGSISSQYLTALLMAAPLALGDVEIEIVDKLISVPYVEMTLKLMERFGVSAEHSDSWDRFFVKGGQKYKQESPGNAYVEGDASSASYFLAGAAITGETVTVEGCGTTSLQGDVKFAEVLEKMGCKVSWTENSVTVTGPPRDAFGMRHLRAIDVNMNKMPDVAMTLAVVALFADGPTTIRDVASWRVKETERMIAICTELRKLGATVEEGSDYCVITPPKKVKPAEIDTYDDHRMAMAFSLAACADVPVTIRDPGCTRKTFPDYFEVLERITKH, from the exons ATGGCACAAGCTAGCAGAATCTGCAACGGTGTGCAAAACCCATTCGTTATCTCCAATCTTTCGAAATCCAATCAACACAAATCTGCCTTATCAGTCTCGTTGAAGACACAACAGCAGCCTCGTGCTTATTCGATTTCGTCCTTGGGTTTGAAGAAGACTGGGATGATGATGCTAAACAGCGGTTCTAGGATTCGTCCTGTTAAGGTTATGGCTTCTTTTTCCACGGCGGAGAAGGCGTCGGAGATTGTGCTTCAGCCCATTAGAGAAATCTCGGGTCTGATTAAGCTACCTGGCTCCAAGTCTCTGTCAAATCGGATCCTGCTTCTCGCCGCTCTCTCTGAG GGAACTACTGTAGTGGACAACTTGTTGAACAGTGATGACATCAATTACATGCTTGATGCGTTGAAGAGATTAGGGCTTAATGTGGAAACTGACAGTGATAACAATCGTTCGGTAGTTGAAGGATGTGGTGGGATTTTCCCAGCTTCCATAGATTCAAAGAGTGATATCGAACTTTACCTCGGAAATGCAGGAACAGCCATGCGTCCACTTACCGCTGCAGTTACTGCTGCAGGTGGCAATGCAAG TTATGTGCTTGATGGGGTGCCTCGGATGAGAGAAAGACCTATTGGAGATTTGGTTGTTGGTCTTAAGCAGCTTGGTGCTGATGTTGAATGCACTCTTGGAACTAACTGCCCTCCTGTTCGTGTTAACGCTAATGGTGGCCTTCCTGGTGGAAAG GTGAAGCTTTCGGGATCAATTAGTAGTCAGTACTTGACCGCTCTGCTCATGGCAGCTCCCTTAGCTCTTGGAGACGTCGAGATTGAGATAGTCGATAAATTGATTTCTGTTCCATATGTTGAAATGACACTGAAGTTGATGGAACGTTTTGGGGTTAGTGCCGAGCATAGTGATAGCTGGGATCGTTTCTTTGTCAAGGGAGGACAAAAATACAAGCAAGA GTCTCCAGGTAATGCGTACGTAGAAGGTGATGCTTCTAGTGCTAGTTATTTCTTGGCTGGTGCTGCCATTACTGGTGAGACTGTCACTGTTGAAGGTTGTGGAACGACCAGCTTGCAG GGAGATGTGAAATTCGCAGAGGTTCTTGAGAAAATGGGATGTAAAGTGTCCTGGACAGAGAACAGTGTGACTGTGACAGGCCCGCCTAGAGATGCTTTTGGAATGAGACACTTGCGCGCTATTGATGTCAACATGAACAAAATGCCTGATGTAGCCATGACTCTTGCCGTCGTTGCTCTCTTTGCCGATGGTCCAACCACCATTAGAGATG TGGCTAGCTGGAGAGTAAAGGAGACAGAAAGGATGATTGCCATTTGCACAGAGCTTAGAAAG CTGGGAGCTACAGTGGAAGAAGGTTCAGATTATTGTGTGATAACTCCACCAAAAAAGGTGAAACCAGCGGAGATTGATACATATGATGATCACAGAATGGCAATGGCATTCTCTCTTGCAGCTTGTGCTGATGTTCCGGTCACCATCAGAGATCCTGGTTGCACAAGAAAAACTTTCCCTGACTACTTCGAAGTCCTTgaaagaatcacaaaacactaA
- the LOC104784419 gene encoding uncharacterized protein LOC104784419, translated as MALIERDPGGPTPDYDEEGEDRDQFHIEQMIEEFVDEPPIRHDVYPESEDDGDDGPVRARTNMRRGNGELFYKQAFFNGVAFKEAVLDYVLKTGRNLKQYRYDKAKIGFKCVGVNDEDGSKCEWKVYASILSNDKMWRINRFIDKHSCIPNGECEMLTVPHIARLFVDKIRDDPEFFMPRKIEEIVKADWKISITRPQCQAARKTALKWIEREYDEQFHRLRDYAAEIMEANPNSHVEVECITDDDGKDMFNRFYVCFDNIRRTWMATCRPIIGIDGCFLKNKIKGQLLVALGRDVNNGIYPIAWGVVKVENYENWLWFAKLLKEYFGLNDGDGFILMSDRQKARIDQGCFVELPKIEHRMCVQHIYGHLKKAHGNKARLKPLLWDLAWSYNESDYRQHFNSSINKAREKPFVAMLETIRRLAMVRIAKSFLRLSTKQHLRLRYQQAQMGPSKSKSVETLTVFV; from the exons ATGGCGTTAATCGAGAGAGATCCCGGCGGCCCAACGCCTGATTAcgacgaagaaggtgaagataGAGACCAATTTCACATCGAGCAGATGATTGAGGAGTTTGTCGATGAACCTCCAATCCGCCACGATGTGTACCCAGAGAGTGAAGACGACGGTGACGATGGTCCGGTAAGAGCTCGTACGAATATGAGGCGTGGTAATGGGGAGTTGTTCTACAAGCAGGCGTTTTTCAATGGGGTGGCTTTCAAGGAGGCGGTTCTCGATTATGTTCTCAAAACTGGGAGAAATCTGAAGCAGTACAGGTATGATAAAgcgaaaatagggtttaaatgTGTTGGTGTTAATGATGAGGATGGATCTAAATGTGAGTGGAAGGTTTATGCGTCAATTCTGTCAAATGATAAGATGTGGAGGATCAATAGGTTCATCGATAAGCATAGCTGTATTCCAAATGGAGAGTGTGAGATGTTAACAGTGCCGCATATAGCtaggttgtttgttgataagaTTAGGGATGATCCTGAGTTCTTCATGCCAAGGAAGATTGAAGAAATTGTAAAGGCAGATTGGAAGATCAGTATCACTAGGCCTCAGTGTCAAGCTGCTAGGAAGACAGCTTTAAAGTGGATTGAGAGGGAGTATGATGAGCAGTtccatagattaagagattatgcaGCTGAGATTATGGAAGCAAACCCGAATTCACATGTTGAGGTCGAATGTATTACGGATGATGATGGTAAAGACATGTTCAACAG gttctatgtttgttttgacaACATAAGAAGAACATGGATGGCGACTTGTAGGCCGATCATAGGAATTGATGGTTGCTTTTTGAAGAATAAGATTAAGGGTCAACTATTGGTAGCTTTAGGCAGAGATGTAAACAATGGTATATATCCAATAGCATGGGGAGTTGTCAAGGTTGAGAACTATGAAAATTGGTTATGGTTTGCTAAGTTGTTGAAAGAATACTTTGGGTTAAACGATGGTGATGGATTCATCCTGATGTCCGATAGACAAAAGGCaa GGATTGATCAAGGCTGCTTCGTGGAGTTACCAAAGATAGAGCATCGGATGTGTGTTCAACACATCTACGGTCACTTGAAAAAGGCTCATGGAAATAAAGCCCGACTGAAGCCACTGCTTTGGGATTTGGCATGGTCTTACAATGAGTCAGATTATAGGCAGCATTTTAACAGCTCCATCAACAAGGCAAGAGAGAAGCCTTTTGTTGCCATGTTAGAGACAATAAGACGACTGGCCATGGTGCGAATTGCAAAGAG TTTCTTGCGGCTGAGCACAAAGCAGCATCTACGGCTAAGGTATCAACAAGCACAAATGGGACCTTCAAAGTCAAAGTCAGTGGAGACACTCACCGTGTTTGTTTAA
- the LOC104783089 gene encoding uncharacterized protein LOC104783089, with protein sequence MTCTCQKWQICGIPCEHAYGLIIDKKLTAENYVCQWFRTAIWRRNYEEGLTPQRSAKFWPCTNGNKVYAEPPEEKQTKADKKRKKGVNESPTKKQPKQKKRIMHCGICGEANHNSRFHKSEFAQPSRQPTQPEPSQGSLTQA encoded by the exons ATGACTTGTACGTGTCAGAAGTGGCAAATATGTGGCATCCCATGTGAGCATGCATATGGTCTCATCATTGATAAGAAGCTAACGGCTGAGAACTACGTCTGCCAGTGGTTCCGAACAGCTATATGGAGGAGAAACTATGAAGAAGGCCTAACTCCACAAAGAAGTGCAAAGTTTTGGCCTTGTACAAATGGGAATAAGGTGTATGCAGAACCACCTGAGGAAAAACAGACCAAGGCtgacaagaaaaggaagaagggtGTCAATGAGTCACCTACTAAGAAGcaaccaaaacagaaaaaaagaataatgcaTTGTGGCATTTGTGGGGAAGCTAACCATAACTCTAGATTCCATAAGTCTGAATTTGCTCAg CCTTCTCGACAGCCTACTCAACCTGAACCAAGTCAAGGATCACTCACTCAAGCTTGA
- the LOC104784420 gene encoding uncharacterized protein At4g04775-like, producing the protein MSNSTESSSSRARGRVFGVPKRCWCGEAVVALISKSDLNHYRRYYRCSFAATNKLRNDEHVFKWVDEALLNEVDALAMKNAGLEQQLKELRTKRLEFDTLVYEKMEKEVLEKVEDGLGEAKSWNKKMMNVVLLVCMVMIVLSKVVG; encoded by the exons ATGAGCAATTCGACCGAATCATCCAGTTCTCGTGCGAGAGGAAGAGTGTTCGGTGTGCCAAAGAGATGTTGGTGCGGGGAAGCTGTTGTAGCTTTGATCTCGAAATCTGATCTGAATCATTACCGGAGATACTACCGTTGTAGTTTTGCCGCAACAAATAAG CTTCGGAACGATGAACATGTGTTCAAGTGGGTCGATGAAGCTTTGCTGAATGAGGTAGATGCATTGGCTATGAAGAATGCTGGACTTGAGCAACAATTGAAAGAGCTTAGGACAAAGAGGTTGGAGTTTGATACTCTGGTttatgagaagatggagaaggaggtCTTGGAGAAGGTTGAAGATGGTTTAGGTGAAGCAAAATCATGgaataagaagatgatgaatgtTGTATTGTTAGTTTGTATGGTCATGATTGTACTAAGCAAAGTAGTTGGTTGA